The following are encoded in a window of Dysidea avara chromosome 4, odDysAvar1.4, whole genome shotgun sequence genomic DNA:
- the LOC136252042 gene encoding protein crossbronx homolog isoform X1 has protein sequence MYIMNFKSPVKLKILPGAAVRQTPPANSSPARKKKEVTINPVEEFSPYFRDYDILTEYKLLQDHHSPGVYVLPSFKSLHEWHGVVFVRGGPFRKGIFKFIIYIPDKFPQTRPMLKFKSKLSHPLVHQANGMFNLMRKFPVWEPHTDHIWQILAYMKDRLENPLSLDDDGLDIEPTKKADQPKDEEFMQDAQVCVMEARKNLYTKGDEEEDDYHSIQFKKNNSEVYRKAQELIHSGDFSVFQREAQTKEDTGFFSGFAQQITTFLDSMVTR, from the exons ATGTACATCATGAACTTCAAAAGTCCAGTAAAACTAAAGATACTGCCGGGGGCTGCTGTACGACAGACTCCACCAGCCAACTCCTCCCCAGCTAGAAAGAAGAAAGAGGTCACCATTAATCCTGTAGAGGAGTTCTCTCCATATTTCCGAGACTATGACATTCTAACAGAATA CAAGCTGTTACAAGATCATCATTCTCCTGGAGTATATGTGTTGCCATCATTCAAGAGTCTACATG AGTGGCATGGAGTTGTGTTTGTTCGTGGTGGTCCTTTCAGGAAAGGAATATTTAAATTTATCATCTATATCCCTGATAA ATTTCCTCAAACAAGACCGATGCTAAAATTCAAATCCAAGCTCTCCCATCCTCTTGTTCATCAAGCCAATGG CATGTTCAACTTGATGAGGAAGTTTCCAGTATGGGAGCCACATACAGACCATATATG GCAGATACTGGCATACATGAAGGATCGTTTGGAGAATCCATTATCACTGGATGACGATGGACTAGACATTGAACCAACTAAGAA GGCTGATCAACCAAAGGATGAGGAGTTTATGCAAGATGCCCAAGTGTGTGTAATGGAGGCACGTAAAAACTTGTACACTAAAGGAGACGAGGAGGAAG ACGACTACCATTCTATTCAGTTCAAGAAGAACAACAGTGAAGTATACAGGAAAGCGCAAGAACTCATCCATAGTGGG GATTTCTCTGTATTTCAGCGTGAGGCACAGACCAAAGAAGACACAGGATTCTTCTCAGGATTTGCACAACAAATTACCACCTTCTTGGACAGCATGGTCACCAGATAA
- the LOC136252043 gene encoding uncharacterized protein: protein MLAMGTAYDFRVLLLSSFILPTIFRVQTECVDGTPPECANILRTTKFFPPSSRPDDLKDLVDLLENVLFTDTRCRTALSFAACYFAYVPCSNSLPEPFCMDDCILIDAIREYSCPDEFQLILNFNNNSLSQDLGNVNCRQPSVYLRTTNFSSNCLELQKLGALFDEDLQEYNASLISSSSSTPQFGDPDDGHVVGIVITSLVAVICVTILTLLLMWYGCKRRIQERFEAVLIKPDTAPLGLNIYDDSMTTAASDYTDVGTETDSVML from the exons ATGTTAGCGATGGGCACGGCCTATGACTTTCGCGTGCTACTACTAAGCTCGTTCATATTACCTACGATATTTCGAGTGCAGACTGA ATGTGTTGATGGTACTCCACCAGAATGTGCCAATATACTGAGAACTACTAAGTTTTTTCCACCATCATCAAGACCAGATGATTTAAAGGACCTAGTAGACCTCCTGGAGAATGTTTTATTTACTGATACCCGTTGCAGAACAGCATTATCATTTGCTGCGTGTTATTTTGCATATGTCCCTTGTTCTAATTCTCTTCCTGAGCCATTCTGTATGGATGATTGTATACTGATTGATGCTATAAGAGAGTATTCTTGTCCAGATGAGTTTCAGCTTATCTTAAATTTCAATAATAATTCCTTGTCACAAGATTTGGGTAACGTTAATTGTAGGCAGCCATCTGTTTACCTCAGAACAACAAATTTTTCTTCCAATTGTTTGGAACTCCAGAAactag GAGCATTGTTTGATGAAGACTTACAAGAATATA ATGCCTCATTAATTTCATCGTCATCATCAACGCCTCAGTTTGGTGATCCTGATGATGGACATGTAGTTGGTATAGTGATAACATCACTCGTCGCAGTCATCTGTGTCACCATACTCACTCTACTACTAATGTGGTATGGGTGTAAAAGAAGGATACAAGAACGTTTCGAAGCTGTGCTCATTAAACCAGACACTGCTCCATTGGGATTAAACATCTATGATGATTCAATGACAAC TGCTGCATCGGACTATACAGACGTTGGGACTGAGACCGATAGTGTGATGTTGTGA
- the LOC136252045 gene encoding 3-oxoacyl-[acyl-carrier-protein] reductase FabG-like translates to MSSEKGSADQKRSKRFEGKVALIAGGAGALGSTTARLFSQEGARLVLCDLPSAEPKLKELVTELLSLGSPAVIYVCGDLTNVEDVKKSVQRSVDEFGGIDILFNSAGILQDVNVYAVFLMMKYVANKMTELGKGGVIINTSSLAGVKGSGLLFAYCASKFAVSGMTRAAAKSLAKSNIRVCAIAPHGLNGTKMHEETVDSVADLMMKPNPTQDKEKVKANLRQLGLQTTPMGRFCQLNEAAEVVLFLCSKEASYITGVVLPIDGGDTA, encoded by the exons ATGTCTTCGGAGAAGGGGAGCGCAGACCAGAAGCGGTCCAAGCGTTTTGAAGGAAAGGTCGCGTTGATTGCTGGCGGGGCTGGTGCACTTGGGAGCACTACAGCACGATTGTTTTCCCAAGAAGGAGCTCGACTTGTGCTTTGTGACCTTCCTAGTGCAGAACCCAAACTAAAGGAGCTAGTCACAGAACTGTTATCACTGGGTAGTCCAGCTGTGATCTATGTTTGTGGTGACCTCACTAATGTTGAAGATGTGAAGAAATCAGTACAACGAAGCGTGGACGAGTTCGGAGGGATTGACATATTGTTTAACAGTGCCGGAATTT TACAAGATGTGAATGTGTATGCTGTATTCCTGATGATGAAGTATGTGGCCAATAAGATGACCGAGTTAGGCAAAGGAGGTGTTATTATAAATACATCTAGCCTTGCTGGTGTAAAGGGTAGTGGGCTTTTGTTTGCTTACTGTGCTTCAAAATTTGCGGTGAGTGGAATGACAAGAGCTGCAGCAAAGAGCCTTGCTAAGAGTAACATCCGTGTCTGTGCCATTGCTCCACATGGACTTAACGGTACTAAAATGCACGAGGAAACTGTGGACAGTGTAGCAGACTTAA TGATGAAACCTAATCCTACCCAAGATAAAGAGAAAGTAAAAGCTAATCTACGTCAATTAGGACTTCAA ACAACACCAATGGGACGTTTTTGCCAGCTAAATGAGGCAGCTGAAGTTGTGTTATTTCTGTGCAGTAAAGAAGCATCTTACATCACTGGTGTTGTGTTACCTATTGATGGAGGAGACACTGCTTAG
- the LOC136252042 gene encoding protein crossbronx homolog isoform X2 — protein MYIMNFKSPVKLKILPGAAVRQTPPANSSPARKKKEVTINPVEEFSPYFRDYDILTEYKLLQDHHSPGVYVLPSFKSLHEWHGVVFVRGGPFRKGIFKFIIYIPDKFPQTRPMLKFKSKLSHPLVHQANGMFNLMRKFPVWEPHTDHIWQILAYMKDRLENPLSLDDDGLDIEPTKKADQPKDEEFMQDAQVCVMEARKNLYTKGDEEEDDYHSIQFKKNNSEVYRKAQELIHSGREAQTKEDTGFFSGFAQQITTFLDSMVTR, from the exons ATGTACATCATGAACTTCAAAAGTCCAGTAAAACTAAAGATACTGCCGGGGGCTGCTGTACGACAGACTCCACCAGCCAACTCCTCCCCAGCTAGAAAGAAGAAAGAGGTCACCATTAATCCTGTAGAGGAGTTCTCTCCATATTTCCGAGACTATGACATTCTAACAGAATA CAAGCTGTTACAAGATCATCATTCTCCTGGAGTATATGTGTTGCCATCATTCAAGAGTCTACATG AGTGGCATGGAGTTGTGTTTGTTCGTGGTGGTCCTTTCAGGAAAGGAATATTTAAATTTATCATCTATATCCCTGATAA ATTTCCTCAAACAAGACCGATGCTAAAATTCAAATCCAAGCTCTCCCATCCTCTTGTTCATCAAGCCAATGG CATGTTCAACTTGATGAGGAAGTTTCCAGTATGGGAGCCACATACAGACCATATATG GCAGATACTGGCATACATGAAGGATCGTTTGGAGAATCCATTATCACTGGATGACGATGGACTAGACATTGAACCAACTAAGAA GGCTGATCAACCAAAGGATGAGGAGTTTATGCAAGATGCCCAAGTGTGTGTAATGGAGGCACGTAAAAACTTGTACACTAAAGGAGACGAGGAGGAAG ACGACTACCATTCTATTCAGTTCAAGAAGAACAACAGTGAAGTATACAGGAAAGCGCAAGAACTCATCCATAGTGGG CGTGAGGCACAGACCAAAGAAGACACAGGATTCTTCTCAGGATTTGCACAACAAATTACCACCTTCTTGGACAGCATGGTCACCAGATAA
- the LOC136253837 gene encoding alpha-1A adrenergic receptor-like encodes MNGSDIEEVDYPTLQLYVALPTRLLMSFVVIFLATIVLQTVEKSRRDQHTLHYFFINNLMISDITAVIVANVSAEVVIAHTIINEDTDGIECTSIMASKFPYLASFGILAALAFERMIVALYPIKYDRIVTKKRAYIVVGLVWLVSVFVALLVYADPKLDVKTKTAICKSSFYKYIFWAVASIFLIASVVFVLVQNIYIFRMSLDHIRGLQRCGTINNEDRTNNLRGEYRAALSLFWYTQKPSIAALLVVGSDVLFHLVLLPISSLIAEVCNNTAASIFIWSVLFNLLVYCGIASHSLLYALFLDSFHVVFGCQRCHLQLVSCLAPSNRAL; translated from the coding sequence ATGAATGGATCTGATATAGAAGAGGTGGACTACCCAACACTACAGCTCTATGTGGCCCTGCCAACTAGACTACTGATGTCATTTGTAGTTATTTTCCTGGCTACCATTGTTCTCCAAACAGTTGAGAAGAGCAGGCGAGATCAGCACACTCTGCACTACTTCTTCATCAATAACTTGATGATCAGCGATATTACTGCAGTGATTGTTGCCAATGTGTCAGCTGAGGTAGTCATAGCACACACCATCATTAATGAAGACACTGATGGGATAGAGTGCACTTCAATAATGGCCAGTAAGTTTCCTTATTTGGCCAGTTTTGGAATACTGGCTGCACTTGCTTTTGAACGGATGATAGTGGCCTTGTATCCTATCAAGTATGATAGAATTGTTACTAAGAAGCGTGCTTACATTGTTGTAGGGTTGGTGTGGCTTGTGTCTGTCTTTGTGGCATTGCTAGTCTACGCTGATCCAAAACTTGATGTCAAAACTAAAACAGCTATATGTAAATCCAGCTTCTATAAATACATCTTTTGGGCTGTAGCATCTATCTTTCTCATTGCGTCTGTTGTGTTTGTgttggtacaaaacatctaCATATTCCGCATGTCACTTGATCATATTCGTGGTCTCCAGCGTTGTGGTACTATTAATAATGAAGACCGGACCAACAATCTTAGAGGAGAATACAGGGCAGCACTGTCTCTATTCTGGTATACACAAAAGCCGTCGATTGCTGCATTGCTTGTGGTAGGATCTGACGTGTTATTTCATTTGGTTCTTTTGCCGATATCATCACTCATTGCTGAAGTGTGCAACAACACTGCTGCATCAATATTTATATGGTCAGTGTTGTTCAACCTGCTGGTTTACTGTGGGATTGCAAGTCACTCACTACTGTACGCTTTGTTCCTTGACTCTTTCCATGTGGTGTTCGGTTGTCAAAGGTGTCATCTACAATTGGTGTCCTGCCTGGCTCCATCTAACAGGGCACTTTAA